A window of the Nibribacter ruber genome harbors these coding sequences:
- a CDS encoding metal-dependent transcriptional regulator — protein sequence MYSTAEENYIKAIFKLSGSGAQAVSTTALAEVLETKPASVSDMLRKLNLKQVVHYEKYHGVQLTEAGQRVALKIIRKHRLWETFLVQKLNFTWDEVHDVAEQMEHVKSELLIQRLDAFLGHPKVDPHGDPIPSEAGELRLVQQQVLSSLQVSQEGVVCRVQDAQPAFLQYLNRVGIQIGTHLQVLDKIAYDNSLEISIDKSKSVILSSEVLEKIFVINP from the coding sequence ATGTACAGTACCGCTGAAGAAAACTATATTAAAGCCATTTTCAAGTTATCTGGCAGCGGTGCCCAAGCCGTGAGCACCACGGCGCTGGCGGAGGTGCTGGAAACCAAACCCGCCTCCGTCAGCGACATGCTCCGCAAGCTCAATCTCAAGCAAGTGGTGCATTATGAAAAATACCACGGCGTCCAGCTAACAGAAGCCGGGCAGCGCGTGGCCCTCAAAATCATTAGAAAGCACCGGCTCTGGGAAACCTTTCTGGTGCAGAAACTCAACTTCACCTGGGATGAGGTGCATGACGTGGCCGAGCAGATGGAACACGTAAAATCTGAACTGCTCATTCAGCGGCTAGATGCGTTTCTGGGACACCCCAAAGTAGACCCCCACGGCGACCCCATTCCCTCTGAGGCCGGCGAATTACGGCTGGTGCAGCAACAAGTATTAAGCTCCCTGCAGGTAAGCCAGGAAGGCGTAGTGTGCCGCGTACAGGATGCCCAACCCGCCTTCTTGCAATACCTCAACCGGGTGGGCATTCAGATTGGTACGCACTTGCAAGTACTAGATAAAATCGCCTATGATAACTCCCTGGAAATCAGCATTGATAAGAGTAAGTCGGTGATTTTGTCTTCAGAGGTGTTGGAGAAGATTTTTGTGATTAACCCTTGA
- a CDS encoding 3-oxoacyl-ACP synthase III family protein, whose product MRNSRIAGVGHYVPEKVVKNADLEGLMDTSDAWIVERTGIQERRYFEPGKDTTANMGTRAAQMAMDRAGLEAKDIDLIIFATLSPDYFFPGPGVLMQRELGLTTTPALDIRNQCSGFIYALSVGDQFIKTGMYNNVLVVGSEIQSSGLDFTTRGRSVSVIFGDGAGAAVLVPEENLERGILSTHLHAQGEFAEELAATDPSSNKPQRLTHEMIDEGTIYPYMNGSTVFKHAVTRFPEVINEALTQNGLAASDIDLLVPHQANLRITQFIQQKMGLAEEKVMSNIQKYGNTTAASIPIAFSEAFEEGKIKEGDLICLAAFGSGFTWASALIRW is encoded by the coding sequence ATAAGAAATTCGCGCATTGCCGGAGTAGGTCATTATGTACCGGAGAAGGTGGTGAAAAACGCCGACCTGGAGGGACTGATGGATACCTCAGATGCCTGGATTGTGGAGAGAACCGGTATACAGGAGCGCCGCTATTTTGAGCCGGGCAAGGACACTACCGCCAACATGGGCACCAGAGCCGCTCAGATGGCCATGGACCGTGCCGGCCTAGAAGCCAAAGACATTGACTTAATCATCTTCGCTACGTTGAGCCCAGACTATTTCTTTCCGGGACCGGGCGTTTTGATGCAGCGTGAACTGGGTTTGACCACCACCCCTGCCCTGGACATCAGAAACCAGTGCTCTGGATTTATTTATGCCCTGTCTGTGGGTGATCAGTTCATTAAAACCGGCATGTACAACAACGTGCTGGTAGTTGGCTCAGAGATTCAGTCATCAGGCTTGGACTTTACCACCAGAGGCAGATCTGTTTCGGTGATTTTTGGTGATGGTGCGGGAGCCGCGGTCCTGGTACCAGAAGAAAACCTGGAAAGAGGTATTCTGTCTACGCACCTGCACGCCCAAGGCGAGTTTGCCGAGGAACTGGCCGCCACCGACCCGAGCAGCAACAAGCCACAGCGCCTTACGCATGAAATGATTGATGAAGGCACCATTTACCCTTACATGAACGGCAGCACTGTGTTCAAGCACGCCGTGACCCGCTTCCCGGAGGTGATCAATGAGGCCTTGACCCAGAACGGGCTGGCTGCCTCTGACATTGATTTGCTGGTACCGCACCAGGCTAACCTGCGCATCACGCAATTCATTCAGCAGAAGATGGGCTTAGCCGAAGAAAAGGTGATGAGCAACATCCAGAAATACGGAAACACCACCGCTGCCTCCATTCCCATTGCGTTCTCAGAGGCCTTTGAAGAAGGAAAAATCAAGGAAGGCGATTTGATCTGTCTGGCCGCCTTCGGGAGTGGTTTCACCTGGGCATCTGCCCTCATACGCTGGTAA
- a CDS encoding glycosyltransferase family protein produces the protein MFRKRILLASLLKPVNDTRMYAKLGQSIAKLPSAEVHVAGFHAPLPEQNAITFHPIFNFNRISWQRLRAQWSFWKLLKQLRPQVVVVCTHELLPLAWWYKKNYGGQLVYDIQENYQLNLETQHVYGSFFGKGLGKLVRCMESALAPAVDYFLLAEASYAQELPFIDRRFTVLQNKYKPPGQPFAEMPHTPVRLKGLPEIQLLYTGTISQLYGVMKAISWAEQFHQFAPNSSLTIIGYAPDQKFLQQVRARIASLPFVQLIGGDALVPHSQILEWESKSHLGLMPYHPHPSTQRCLPTKLYEYLANGLVVIAQNNPLWEQVLQENQAGACLDFKQPLSQATIEQILQNTYYSKGIPKDVFWQQEEEELLSVIEMLLRK, from the coding sequence ATGTTCAGAAAACGAATTCTGCTGGCTTCGCTTTTAAAGCCGGTCAATGACACCCGTATGTACGCCAAGCTGGGCCAAAGCATAGCCAAGCTCCCGTCTGCAGAGGTGCATGTAGCCGGTTTTCATGCCCCGCTTCCTGAACAAAATGCTATTACCTTCCACCCTATCTTTAACTTCAACAGAATTTCCTGGCAACGACTCCGGGCCCAGTGGTCGTTCTGGAAATTGCTCAAACAGCTCCGGCCTCAGGTGGTAGTGGTGTGTACACATGAACTCCTACCCCTAGCGTGGTGGTACAAGAAAAATTACGGCGGCCAACTGGTGTATGACATCCAGGAAAACTATCAGCTTAATTTAGAAACCCAACACGTATATGGCTCTTTTTTTGGAAAAGGGCTAGGCAAACTAGTCCGGTGCATGGAGAGTGCATTGGCTCCGGCGGTAGACTATTTCCTTTTAGCCGAAGCCTCCTATGCGCAGGAGCTTCCGTTTATAGACCGGCGGTTTACCGTTTTGCAGAATAAATACAAACCACCAGGTCAGCCTTTTGCAGAAATGCCTCATACCCCGGTGCGCCTAAAAGGCCTGCCAGAAATTCAGCTTCTGTACACGGGCACCATTTCGCAATTATACGGGGTGATGAAAGCCATTTCCTGGGCCGAGCAATTTCATCAATTTGCCCCGAACAGCAGCCTCACGATTATTGGCTATGCCCCAGACCAGAAATTCTTGCAACAGGTAAGGGCGCGCATTGCCTCTTTGCCGTTTGTGCAATTGATTGGCGGAGACGCCTTGGTGCCGCATTCCCAGATTCTGGAATGGGAAAGTAAAAGCCATCTGGGCCTCATGCCCTACCATCCACACCCCAGTACGCAACGGTGTCTTCCTACCAAGTTGTATGAATACCTGGCCAATGGCTTGGTAGTGATCGCGCAAAACAATCCTTTATGGGAACAGGTACTACAAGAAAACCAGGCGGGTGCCTGCCTGGATTTTAAGCAACCGCTTTCTCAGGCAACCATTGAGCAAATTCTGCAGAACACGTACTATTCCAAGGGAATCCCGAAGGATGTTTTCTGGCAACAGGAAGAAGAGGAATTGTTGTCTGTGATAGAAATGCTCCTGAGAAAATAA
- a CDS encoding 2,3,4,5-tetrahydropyridine-2,6-dicarboxylate N-succinyltransferase, with the protein MNDLREIIESTWENRELLKQGNSQEAIRAVIELLDKGQIRVAEPIMDGWQVNEWVKKAVLMYFPIQTMETIEAGPFEFHDKIPLKRNFAEQGVRVVPHALARYGSYLAKGVILMPSYTNIGAYVDEGTMVDTWATVGSCAQVGKHVHLSGGVGLGGVLEPVQAAPVIIEDGAFIGSRSILVEGCRIGKEAVIGANVCITGSTKIIDVTGSEPKEYKGYVPPRSVVIPGSYTKQFPAGSYQVPCALIIGQRKESTDLKTSLNDALRENEVAV; encoded by the coding sequence ATGAACGATTTAAGAGAGATTATTGAGTCTACCTGGGAGAACCGGGAGCTCTTGAAGCAGGGCAATTCGCAAGAGGCTATCAGAGCCGTGATTGAACTGTTGGATAAAGGCCAGATTAGAGTGGCCGAGCCCATCATGGACGGTTGGCAAGTAAACGAGTGGGTGAAAAAGGCGGTGTTGATGTACTTCCCCATTCAGACCATGGAAACTATTGAAGCTGGTCCGTTTGAATTCCATGACAAGATTCCATTGAAGCGCAATTTTGCCGAGCAGGGTGTACGCGTGGTACCGCATGCTTTGGCGCGTTACGGTTCTTACCTGGCCAAAGGCGTGATCCTAATGCCTTCTTACACCAACATTGGCGCATACGTTGACGAAGGAACCATGGTAGACACCTGGGCCACCGTTGGTTCTTGCGCTCAGGTAGGCAAGCACGTGCACTTAAGCGGTGGCGTTGGTTTGGGGGGTGTCTTAGAGCCAGTACAAGCGGCCCCGGTCATCATTGAAGATGGTGCCTTTATTGGCTCCCGCAGCATTTTGGTGGAAGGCTGCCGCATTGGCAAAGAGGCCGTGATTGGCGCCAACGTGTGCATTACGGGCAGCACCAAAATCATTGACGTGACCGGCTCAGAACCGAAGGAATACAAAGGCTACGTGCCACCGCGCTCCGTGGTGATTCCTGGTTCTTATACCAAACAATTCCCGGCAGGGTCATACCAAGTGCCTTGCGCCCTGATTATTGGCCAACGCAAAGAATCCACTGATTTAAAGACGTCTCTCAACGATGCCTTGCGTGAAAACGAAGTAGCCGTTTAA
- a CDS encoding 3-hydroxyacyl-CoA dehydrogenase family protein — translation MNIAVIGSGTMGNGIAHVFAQNSFQVSLIDISQDSLNRALATIGKNLDRMVTKGTLTEDQKTQTLSRITTFTDMQAGVQNADLVVEAATENVDLKLEIFRNLDAFTKPECILASNTSSISITKIASVTQRPDKVIGMHFMNPVPVMKLVEVIRGYSTSDAVTTQILELSKQLGKIPAEANDYPGFVANRILMPMINEAIYSLFEGVAGVEEIDTIMKLGMAHPMGPLQLADFIGLDVCLSILRVLHDGFGNPKYAPCPLLVNMVQAGHKGVKSGQGFYSYTHGTKDLVVADTFKK, via the coding sequence ATGAACATAGCCGTTATTGGTTCTGGCACTATGGGCAATGGTATTGCCCACGTGTTTGCGCAGAACTCTTTTCAAGTTTCTCTTATTGATATTTCCCAGGATTCTTTAAACCGCGCCTTGGCCACTATTGGTAAAAACCTGGACCGCATGGTAACCAAAGGTACTCTTACCGAAGACCAGAAAACCCAAACCCTCTCCCGCATTACTACCTTTACAGACATGCAGGCCGGCGTGCAGAATGCTGACCTGGTGGTGGAGGCTGCCACAGAAAATGTGGACCTGAAACTGGAGATCTTCCGTAACCTGGATGCGTTCACCAAACCTGAGTGCATTCTGGCCAGCAATACCTCTTCCATCTCCATCACCAAGATTGCCTCTGTGACCCAGCGCCCAGATAAGGTGATTGGCATGCACTTCATGAACCCCGTGCCGGTCATGAAATTAGTAGAAGTGATCAGAGGCTATTCCACCAGCGATGCCGTCACCACTCAGATCCTAGAACTATCCAAGCAGTTGGGCAAGATTCCAGCTGAGGCCAATGACTACCCAGGTTTTGTGGCCAACCGTATTCTCATGCCCATGATCAATGAGGCCATCTATTCTTTGTTTGAAGGCGTTGCGGGTGTAGAAGAGATTGACACCATCATGAAACTAGGCATGGCCCACCCCATGGGACCTTTGCAATTGGCAGACTTCATTGGCCTGGACGTGTGTCTATCCATTCTGCGCGTGCTACATGACGGCTTCGGCAACCCGAAATACGCACCTTGCCCACTGCTCGTGAACATGGTACAAGCCGGTCACAAAGGCGTGAAATCAGGACAGGGCTTCTACAGCTACACCCACGGTACCAAAGACCTGGTGGTGGCAGACACCTTTAAGAAGTAA
- a CDS encoding lmo0937 family membrane protein: MGNLLYIIAVVLVIIWLIGFLGFGDQVGGIIHILLVIAVIAVVLRLIRRA, encoded by the coding sequence ATGGGAAATCTATTGTATATCATCGCGGTAGTGCTGGTGATCATCTGGCTAATCGGGTTCTTAGGATTCGGAGATCAAGTGGGTGGTATCATTCACATTTTGTTAGTGATTGCAGTGATTGCAGTTGTTCTGCGTTTAATACGCCGAGCCTAA
- a CDS encoding lmo0937 family membrane protein — translation MGNLLYIIAVVLVIIWLIGFLGFGDQVGGIIHVLLVIAIVMVLLRLIRG, via the coding sequence ATGGGAAATTTGCTGTATATCATTGCCGTCGTTTTGGTGATTATCTGGCTAATCGGATTCTTAGGATTCGGAGATCAAGTGGGCGGAATCATCCACGTGCTATTAGTTATTGCCATTGTGATGGTATTGCTTCGACTCATTAGAGGATAG